GACAAGGGCCGCGGCGGTTTCGGCCTGCCGGGCGCATTCGCTGCGCACCACTTCGGTGAACAGCAGCCGCTTGTCGGAAAAATAGCTGTAGAGCGTCGCCTTCGAGACACGCGCGGCCCGGGCCACGTCATCCATGCTGGCGCGTTCGAACCCGGTATCAAGGAACACCTTTCGGGCGCCCTCCAACACCTGGTCGAACTTGCGCCCCCGACGCACCAAAACAGACGCTTCTCCCATCGCTCTCCCCCGCATGAATCCGCATAGCCTAATAGGAACACGACCGTCCGAACAACAATATTCATGGCCCCGCGCTTGTTTCCGCCGCCGGAATCGCTAGAACTTGGAATGATTCTAAATGTGGGTGGCACCATGCGCTTCATGACGCAACGAAAGCGGTTTTCGGATCTCAGCGAACAGGAAATCCTGGCGCTGGCGATTTCCTCGGAAGAGGATGACGCCCGCATCTATCGCGGCTATGCCGAAAGCCTGCGCGCCGACTATCCGGCCAGCGCCCGGCTGTTCGAGGACATGGCCGCCGAGGAAGACAGCCACCGCGGCAACCTCATCGCCCTGCACGAAACCCGGTTCGGCCCGGTCATCCCGCTGATCCGCCGCGAACATGTGGCCGGTTTCTACGCCCGGCGCCCGGTCTGGCTGATGGAAAATCTCGGGCTCGACCGCATCCGCGCCGAGGCCGAAGCGATGGAGGCGGATGCCGAACGGTTCTATGCGGCCGCGGCATCGCGTACCAGCGATGCGGCGACCCGCAAGCTGCTGGGCGATCTCGCCGCCGCCGAAGCCGGCCATCACGCAACCGCCGGCGAACTGGCCGACACCCATCTGGGCGATGGCGCGCGCGACGACGAGGACGCAACCGCGCACCGGCAGTTCATCCTGACCTGGGTGCAGCCGGGCCTGGCGGGGCTGATGGACGGGTCGGTCTCCACCCTGGCGCCGATCTTCGCCACCGCCTTTGCCACCCAGGACACCTGGACCACCTTCCTTGTCGGCGTCGCGGCCTCGGTCGGGGCGGGGATCTCGATGGGTTTTACCGAAGCCGCCTCCGATGACGGCGAATTGTCCGGACGCGGGTCGCCGGCAAAACGCGGGCTGGCATCCGGGGTGATGACGACGCTGGGCGGGCTGGGCCACGCCCTGCCCTACCTGATCCCGGAATTCTACACCGCGACGACGATCGCCATCGTGATCGTGTTCTTCGAATTGTGGGCCATCGCCTGGATCCAGAACCGCTACATGGAAACGCCGTTCTTCCGCGCCGCGTTCCAGGTGGTGCTCGGCGGTGCGCTGGTGCTGGCCGCCGGTATCCTGATCGGCAGCGGCTAGCCGTCTTGCACCCGCCCTGCGCGCGGGCTAACCCCGTGGCATGGCCGATATTTTCCTGCGCACCCTCCCCTTCTTTGCCCTGATCGGCCTGGGCTACTGGGCAGGCCGCACCCGTTTCTTCACCGAAGAGGCCACCGCCTGGCTGACCCGCTTCGTGTTCTATTTCGCGCTGTCTGCGATGCTGTTCCGCTTTGCCGCCAACCTGTCGCTGGCCGAGATCCTCGACATGCGGCTGGTGGCGGGCTACCTGGCGGGCACCACGGCGATCTACCTGCTGGCCACCGCCGTGGCCCTGCTGCGCCGGCTCGACATGGCCACCGCCGCGGTCGAGGCGCAATGCGCGGTGATCGGCAATGTCGGCTTTCTCGGCATCCCGATGCTCGCGGTGCTGCTGGGCGAGGCCGCGATCGGTCCGATCATGCTGGTGCTGGCCACCGACCTGGTCGTGTTCTCGTCGCTGATCGTGATCCTGATCAACGCCCGCAATCGCGGCCCGTCCTGGGGCGCGACCCTGCGGCTGGTGGGGCTGGGGCTGCTGCGCAACCCGATGATCGTGTCGATCTGCGCGGGCCTGGCCTGGTCGGCCCTGCAGCTTCCGATCCCGGCGCCGATGGCGGAGTTCCTGTCCATCCTCGGCGGCGCCGCCACCCCCGGCGCGCTGTTCGCCATCGGCGCGTCGCTGGCCGGGAAATCCGCCGAACGGGTCCAGGTCGCCGGCTGGCTGAGCGTCTGCAAGCTGGTGCTGCACCCGGCCGCCGTGGCGGTCGGCGTGCTGCTGCTGTTCCCGCTCGCTCCCTACCAGGCCGCCGTCGTCATCTCCGCCGCCGCGCTGCCGGTTGCGGGGAACGTCTACATGCTGGCCCAGCATTACGGCATTGCGCCGCACCGGGTTTCGGCCGCGATCCTGTTTTCGACATTGGCAAGCATCCTGACGGTGCCGCTGGTGATCGCCATGGTCGCGCCCTGACCTTCCTCTTGCCGAAAATATCCCCGCCGGAGGCTCCCGCACTGGACGCCCGCGCCAAGGCCCGGTAGCCAAGAGCCAGCGAACACGGAGGCACGAAATGGAAACCCTGTCCGAAAACAGATGCTTTGACGGGGTGCAGGGCGTCTATCGCCACGCATCCGGCAGCTGCGGCTGCGACATGACCTTCGGGCTGTTCCTGCCCGAAGAAGCCGGTGACGGCCCAGTGCCGCTGCTGTGGTATCTGTCAGGCCTGACCTGCACCCATGAAAACGCCATGACCAAGGCCGGCGCCCAGCAATGGGCGGCCGAACAGGGCATTGCGCTGGTCTTTCCCGACACCTCGCCGCGGGGCGACAACGTGGCCGATGACCCGGAATACGACCTGGGCCAGGGGGCCGGGTTCTATGTCAATGCCACCCAGGCCCCCTGGGCCCCGCATTTCCGCATGTGGG
This is a stretch of genomic DNA from Pukyongiella litopenaei. It encodes these proteins:
- the mbfA gene encoding iron exporter MbfA → MRFMTQRKRFSDLSEQEILALAISSEEDDARIYRGYAESLRADYPASARLFEDMAAEEDSHRGNLIALHETRFGPVIPLIRREHVAGFYARRPVWLMENLGLDRIRAEAEAMEADAERFYAAAASRTSDAATRKLLGDLAAAEAGHHATAGELADTHLGDGARDDEDATAHRQFILTWVQPGLAGLMDGSVSTLAPIFATAFATQDTWTTFLVGVAASVGAGISMGFTEAASDDGELSGRGSPAKRGLASGVMTTLGGLGHALPYLIPEFYTATTIAIVIVFFELWAIAWIQNRYMETPFFRAAFQVVLGGALVLAAGILIGSG
- a CDS encoding AEC family transporter, with amino-acid sequence MADIFLRTLPFFALIGLGYWAGRTRFFTEEATAWLTRFVFYFALSAMLFRFAANLSLAEILDMRLVAGYLAGTTAIYLLATAVALLRRLDMATAAVEAQCAVIGNVGFLGIPMLAVLLGEAAIGPIMLVLATDLVVFSSLIVILINARNRGPSWGATLRLVGLGLLRNPMIVSICAGLAWSALQLPIPAPMAEFLSILGGAATPGALFAIGASLAGKSAERVQVAGWLSVCKLVLHPAAVAVGVLLLFPLAPYQAAVVISAAALPVAGNVYMLAQHYGIAPHRVSAAILFSTLASILTVPLVIAMVAP